One Pseudomonadales bacterium genomic window, ATTATCCAAACGCTTTTGCTCAATAAATATACGTCGATAATCGCCCCAGTTTAACACCCGCTCAGCAGGCTTAGAGATAGCATCGATTATGCCCTGTTGATATTTACCCTGCGATAAAATAGCCAACACGCTATCAACATCTTGCTTATGCTCAGCTGCAAAGCGCTGCGCAAACGCTTTTACCTCAGCCCTATCAGCATAGTTAGCTTGCACAAGCGGTGCAGTCAATAAGATAGATAAAAACCAGCAAGAAATAGTGAAACTGCGAAACATAGCGATCATCCTAACGTGAAAATTGTTGCTTATCCGATGCAATAGCCATCAAAATACCAAATGCTAATAATAATGTCACAATTGATGTACCACCCTGACTTACCAAAGGCAGCGGTACACCAACAACCGGTAAAATGCCAGACACCATACCGGCGTTGACAAAGACATACACAAAAAAAGTTAAGGTAATACTTGAGGCGACTAATTTGTTAAACGTAGTTTTAGCCTGCCATGCGATAAATAAGCCTCTAGCAATTACCAGCGCATACAAGACAAACAGAATAATTACCCCTTTAAAACCCTGCTCTTCTGCTAATACTGCGATAATAAAATCAGTATGCGTTTCTGGTAAAAAATTAAGCTGCGACTGGGTACCGTTAAGAAAGCCTTTACCGTCCCAACCCCCTGAGCCTATGGCGGTTTTTGACTGTAAAATATTCCAGCCAGCGCCAAATTTATCCCGCTCTGGGTCTAACAAAGTCAAAATGCGTCCTCTTTGATAGGGGTGCAAAACAAAATGCCATAATGGCCAGGCACTGGCTGCAAACAACGCGACTGCAGAGAACACATACCACCACGATAAACCAGATAATAACAGCACAAAAACACCTGAGGAAGCAACTAAAATGGAGGTGCCCAAATCAGGTTGTGAGGCAATTAATAAGGTGGGTAACGCAATCAAGGCTAAGCTGACAAAAACATATTTAAACCTGGGCGGTAATACCCTTGCACTCAGATACCAAGCAATCGTCAACGGCATAATAATTTTAATTAACTCTGAGGGTTGAAACCTTCCAATAACTGGCACCGCAATCCAGCGCTGTGCACCTTTGGCGCCAATACCAATAAGTGGCACGAGCAACAGTAAAATAATACCGGCAAGATAAAAGTATATGGCTGAATTTTTATAAAACCGCATTGGCAACTGCGCAACGACGATCATTGC contains:
- the rodA gene encoding rod shape-determining protein RodA, translated to MQDSPEYVRQLDLSGMRRRSSLWLNLHLDPWLLLSLICLSSFGLTLLYSASDYPISSLKRQLSFMAVGFFAMIVVAQLPMRFYKNSAIYFYLAGIILLLLVPLIGIGAKGAQRWIAVPVIGRFQPSELIKIIMPLTIAWYLSARVLPPRFKYVFVSLALIALPTLLIASQPDLGTSILVASSGVFVLLLSGLSWWYVFSAVALFAASAWPLWHFVLHPYQRGRILTLLDPERDKFGAGWNILQSKTAIGSGGWDGKGFLNGTQSQLNFLPETHTDFIIAVLAEEQGFKGVIILFVLYALVIARGLFIAWQAKTTFNKLVASSITLTFFVYVFVNAGMVSGILPVVGVPLPLVSQGGTSIVTLLLAFGILMAIASDKQQFSR